From Triticum aestivum cultivar Chinese Spring chromosome 4A, IWGSC CS RefSeq v2.1, whole genome shotgun sequence, a single genomic window includes:
- the LOC123084342 gene encoding uncharacterized protein, translated as MLKDVAKFREIDVIVKSAKQICRFFYNHNNLHDSMKKNIGGELIKPNATRFGTVFMFLESFHCKKDEFRKWMVSDDWKGSTWNGAADYVFAEELLSSNMWWAALEWVLAVLEPLYKALRYADTQKRCTLSRFKKSMMIAIQKLESHLGGGSKMFHRVMSKVSKRIDAMQEGTLLVAAAILDPYTHYQINMSKIMDYDLALTDAIEKITDPETAVLAIDEVSTYKECHGRFGSRLSGMGAKEILV; from the exons ATGCTTAAGGATGTTGCTAAGTTTCGTGAGATTGACGTGATAGTTAAAAGTGCTAAGCAGATTTGTAGATTTTTCTACAATCACAATAACCTACATGACAGCATGAAAAAGAACATTGGTGGTGAACTCATAAAACCAAATGCGACCCGGTTTGGAACGGTGTTCATGTTCTTGGAGAGTTTCCATTGTAAGAAAGATGAGTTTAGGAAATGGATGGTGTCCGATGATTGGAAGGGAAGTACATGGAACGGTGCTGCTGATTATGTGTTTGCTGAAGAGCTGCTATCTAGTAATATGTGGTGGGCAGCTTTAGAATGGGTTCTTGCTGTGCTAGAGCCACTCTATAAAGCCCTTAGATATGCTGATACACAAAAGAGATGCACCCTATCTAGATTCAAGAAGAGTATGATGATAGCCATACAAAAGTTGGAAAGTCATCTTGGTGGTGGATCAAAAATGTTTCATAGAGTCATGAGCAAGGTGTCCAAGAGGATCGATGCTATGCAAGAAGGCACACTATTGGTTGCAG CTGCTATCCTTGATCCTTACACACATTatcagatcaacatgagcaagATTATGGACTATGATCTTGCACTAACAGATGCCATTGAAAAGATCACAGACCCTGAGACCGCTGTTTTGGCCATTGATGAAGTCAGCACTTACAAGGAATGTCATGGGAGGTTTGGCTCAAG GTTAAGCGGCATGGGAGCAAAAGAGATTTTGGTTTGA